The Neoarius graeffei isolate fNeoGra1 chromosome 12, fNeoGra1.pri, whole genome shotgun sequence genome window below encodes:
- the LOC132895796 gene encoding E3 SUMO-protein ligase ZBED1-like, whose protein sequence is MAEAGAEAESGDLIPKKNSTSAIWQYFGFEASDEHQKQVLCKTCRAKVATSGGNTTNLYRHLKVHHANLHEECMAKKTHETSNSSESTSAKQTTITTSFASVTPYDRSSRRHKEITAAVTNYITKDMVPVNTVTKDSFKSLLRTMDKRYVLPSHTYFNQVAIPQLYAECKAKVAKELEDIEFYASTTDMWSSRTTEPYMSLTVHFVNANFELRSRCLQTAYFPTDHTRENIAMGLKECLSSWGLKEEAQTCITTDNATNMIKAMELNQWTRLQCFGHRLHLAIENAVKDDQRVKRATGLCKQLVGVFTHSWKKKSALKQAQQELNLPEHSLITECPTRWGSRQKMIERVLEQSKALCQVLSEDRKTRHLVPTWQDTDVLESINSALGPLQEFTDALSGEDYVSVSYLKPVLHLLRTSTLAESDQDTDLTKEIKSRALHYIEDKYNDPVTQDLLDITSFLDPRFKTAYISEENVPYIKDRVKMEMEQVAQKEQRACVTTHPMPPSAAEEPPSTSTGKQKRSLASFFKSKAVPASSSTVQLEDTIKAELDNYLITPTIDGEQDPLAWWRVHHVNFPWLSKLAWKYLCIPATSSPSEKLFSASGNIVTCQRASLKPAKVDMLVFLAKNL, encoded by the exons ATGGCTGAAGCAGGAGCTGAAGCGGAGTCAGGGGATTTGATCCCAAAGAAAAACAGCACGTCGGCCATTTGGCAGTATTTTGGATTTGAAGCCTCAGACGAACATCAGAAACAGGTGCTGTGCAAAACATGTCGTGCAAAAGTGGCTACATCCGGTGGAAACACTACTAATTTATACCGCCACTTGAAAGTTCACCACGCGAATTTGCATGAAGAGTGCATGGCGAAAAAGACCCATGAGACATCTAATAGTAGTGAAAGTACTTCAGCCAAACAGACAACAATTACAACTTCTTTTGCTAGTGTAACTCCGTATGACAGAAGTAGCCGAAGACACAAGGAGATAACTGCTGCAGTAACAAACTACATTACAAAGGACATGGTGCCTGTAAACACGGTCACCAAAGACTCGTTTAAAAGTTTACTCCGCACAATGGATAAGAGGTATGTTCTGCCCTCCCACACATACTTCAATCAGGTTGCCATCCCACAGCTCTATGCAGAATGTAAGGCCAAGGTGGCGAAAGAGCTGGAAGATATTGAGTTTTATGCGTCAACTACTGATATGTGGTCAAGCAGAACGACCGAGCCATATATGAGTCTGACGGTGCATTTCGTCAATGCCAACTTCGAGTTGAGAAGTCGCTGCCTGCAGACCGCATACTTCCCCACTGACCACACCAGAGAGAATATTGCCATGGGGCTGAAAGAGTGTTTGTCAAGCTGGGGTCTAAAAGAAGAGGCCCAGACGTGCATAACAACAGACAACGCTACAAATATGATAAAAGCAATGGAACTTAACCAATGGACCAGACTGCAGTGTTTCGGACACAGACTGCATCTTGCAATTG aaaaTGCTGTCAAAGATGACCAAAGAGTCAAAAGGGCCACAGGACTTTGCAAGCAGCTGGTTGGGGTCTTCACTCACAGCTGGAAGAAGAAGTCGGCGCTAAAACAGGCACAGCAGGAATTGAACTTACCTGAACACTCACTGATTACTGAATGTCCGACACGATGGGGCTCACGGCAGAAAATGATTGAGAGGGTGTTGGAGCAGAGCAAGGCACTGTGCCAGGTTCTGTCTGAAGACAGAAAGACACGGCACCTGGTCCCCACTTGGCAAGACACAGATGTCCTTGAATCCATAAACAGTGCCCTTGGTCCTCTTCAGGAGTTCACAGACGCCCTCTCAGGTGAGGACTACGTAAGCGTGTCATACCTGAAGCCAGTGCTTCATCTCCTAAGAACATCAACGCTTGCTGAAAGTGACCAGGACACGGATCTGACCAAGGAGATAAAATCAAGAGCTCTCCACTACATTGAAGACAAATACAATGACCCAGTGACACAGGACCTCCTGGACATCACATCATTCCTTGATCCGAGATTCAAGACGGCCTACATCAGTGAAGAGAATGTCCCATACATCAAAGACAGAGTGAAGATGGAAATGGAACAGGTGGCACAAAAG GAGCAGAGGGCTTGTGTCACAACCCATCCCATGCCCCCAAGTGCAGCAGAAGAACCACCATCCACCTCTACAGGAAAGCAAAAGCGGTCATTGGCCAGTTTTTTCAAGAGCAAGGCTGTCCCTGCTTCCTCCTCTACTGTGCAGTTGGAGGATACCATTAAAGCAGAACTGGACAACTACCTCATAACTCCTACTATTGATGGAGAGCAAGATCCACTGGCCTGGTGGAGAGTGCACCATGTCAACTTTCCATGGCTGAGCAAATTGGCTTGGAAGTACCTTTGCATACCAGCTACAAGCTCACCATCAGAGAAACTGTTCAGTGCCAGTGGCAATATTGTCACATGTCAGCGTGCAAGTCTAAAACCAGCAAAGGTCGACATGTTGGTTTTCTTGGCCAAAAATCTCTGA